The DNA sequence GCCAATCATGTTAATCAAAGCCGAATTCCTGTCTTTCTCGCCATCAACAAAATTGATGAATACAGAAACGAAAGGCTTACTCAGGACTTCAAGGCAAAGGCCGAAGAGCTTTTCGAAAATGTTCAAAAGACTTTCCTTATCTCTGCTAAGAGTGGAGACGGTGTTAAAGAGATGATTGAAGATGTCTTCAACTTTCTTCCAGAGGGAAAGATGCTTTTCCCCGAAGACCTGATAACTGATCGTTCTTCCAGATTCATGGCATCGGAAGTAGTTCGAGAAAAGGTTCTGCAGAACACTAGACAGGAGATCCCCCACTCGGTGGGAGTTGTTGTTCAGGAGTTCAATGACGAAGGTAATATACTGAAAATAAGAGCCGATGTAATCGTAGAGAGGAGCAGTCAGAAACCGATAATTCTCGGCAAGGGCGGCTCGATGATCAAGACCATCGGCACTGAAGCGAGGACGGATCTCGAATACATATTCGACCAGAAAGTCTTCCTCGATCTCTTTGTCAAGGTAAGAGAAAAGTGGAGAGATAAAGATTCCTTTATACAGGAGTTCACAAACCTAAGAGACGAACTTCAGTAGACCGGGGGGATGTAGATGAAAAAGGGAAAGGCGGCTTTCGTTCTCTTTCTTTTGCTCTTCATGATGGTCTTTCTAAACGCGGACCAGATGGTCATGTCTCCGAATATCGGGGAAATCGAGGCAGAATTCGGAATAACAAAAGCAGACATTGGCCTCATCCAGGGTTCATTCACAATCGTCGGCGCCCTCATTTCACTTTTTTGGGGTTTTCTGGCAGACAAGTACAGTAGAATACACCTTCTTCTGTTGAGCGTTTTGGTGGGCGAGATCCCATGCTTCCTGTCTGCCTTCGTGGAGACTTTTCCTCAGCTCTTCATTGCACGGGCTTTGACGGGGATCGGGGTAGGAGCTCTCTTTCCAGTCGTCTTTTCGTACGCCGGAGATGCTTTCAAAGAATCACAGAGAGCGAAGGTCAATTCCTTCCTCTCAACTGCAATATCCCTGGGAGCCATTGTAGGGATGGTAATTGCCGGCTTCACCGGCACATCTCTTGGCTGGAGAACGCCCTTCATCATCGTATCGCTTCCGAACATTGTCCTCGCGTTCCTGTTCTTCCTGTTCGCGGAAGAGCCAAAGAGAGGAGCCGCCGAAGTGGCTGTCGGCGAACTCGTTGATCAGGGGATAAATTACATCGGAAAAGTCAGACTGTCCGACTACAAGGATCTCTTCAAAGTGAAGACGAATCTGATTCTCTTCATACAGGGTATTTTGGGGACGATTCCCTGGGGAGCAATACCGTACTACCTTGTGAACTACTTCGAAACCTCGAAAAACCTGTCAAAAGAATCGGCCACTCTGATTTTCATTTTCTTTGGAGTCGGAAACGTGCTTGGAATATTCTTCGGAGGTCTGGTCGGTGGTCTATTGTATAAGAAGAAGCCGTCATATATGCCTCTTTTCAGTGGAATAACGACAATAATCGGCACTTTTGTGGCCCTCCTGGCCCTGAACTTCCCGCCAGTTGAGGGGGCCGGCAGCTTCATAATGCTGGGAGCGCTTGGAATGGTTGCTGCCGCTTCAGCATCAATGACCGGACCAAACATGAAGACCATGCTGATGAATGTCAATCCCCCGGAGAACAGGGGAAGGATATTCTCGGTTTTCAACTTGACAGATTCTCTCGGAACGGGATTCGGGCAGTTCTTTGCAGGAACCCTGGCCACGGCAGTTGGCTCGCTGGGAGTCGCAATGAACGTCTCCGCGCTCTTCTGGCTTCCTTGCGGACTGGTACTTCTTACTGCAGCACTGGCTTTCCCAAGAGATATCGACTCCCTTCACAAAAAGATGAAAGAGACTGCTCTCACTATGGGGAGAGAAAAATAGAGGCTTGTCAAGGGGTCGAAATTGATTACAGGACTACCTTTGACTTGGAATATCGAAAAGAAAGTTGTATAATCTAATTGCTGAAGTAACCCTCAGACCGCTTCGCTGCCCTCGAAAAGGGCAGCAATTTTTATTTGTAGTGGTTATTTGCAAATTTTTCCTTCTTTGGGCTGCTCGAAGCGCAGCGACTTTAGGAGCGACACTTACTTGGTGAGAAAATAATCTGCGATTCCCGTAACCAGAGCCTCAACAAGCTTTTCTCTGTAATCTCCGGTAGAGAGAAGGACATCTTCTTCGGGATTTGACATGAATCCCGCTTCGAAAATCAGCACGGGAACTTCAGACCAGTTGAACCCCGTCATGTCGTCACGAACTCTGATTCCGAGAGACTTGATCCCGCTTATTTGAAGCAAGCTCGCATGGATCTTCTCGGCGGCCTTCCTGCTCTCTTCGTAGATCGGCGCAGTGTATTTGGACGATGAAGAAGGAATAATCAGCATGAACCCCTTTAGAGTGCTATCTGAGCTATAATCTGCATGAACACGAATGCATAAGTCCGCGTCAGCCTCATTTGCGATCTTCGCTCTTTCAACATTGCTCACATTGACATCATGGCTTTCTCTTGTCATCACGACGTCGTACCCTTCCTCAAGAAGCCTATCCCTCAAAATGAACGACAATTCCAAATTGAAAACATACTCGGGGATTCCCGTAGAAACTCCGCGAGTCCCCGTGGAAACCTTCGCCTTTGTTGTCTCGGAACCGGGAGCGATCGGCTCATGAGTCAGATCGGCCTCCTTCTGATGACCTGGGTCGATGCAGATAGTTAGCGAGAAACCAAGAGCGGTAAACAACATTACAACTATTAGAAGTACTATTCTGTTCTTTGAATGCATGGAACCACTCCTTACTCTTAGTCAATATAAATTATAACTTCTTTACGAATGCAGGGGGGTTAAGCAGCATGAGATGAGATTACGTTTCTCCTTCAATGAAGAAGCTCAACAGATGTTCCCGGATTTGCATTCGAGACCGATACTTTTCGTTTGAGAGAACCTTAACAGAAAGTCATTCAATTTGAAGAGACAATTCCTCTCGAACTTCCTGAATGTTCATGCGACAGATCGTTCATACGCTATAAAGACCTTCATATGAACATAATCAACATTGAAGGTTTATAACTGACTTCCGTCAAACACTTTAGTGATTTTAGCTGTAGATAGACTTTCATTTGCTCTTATTTTAATTTAAGTGCCGTTGTTATTTTACAGAAAATCCCACTCTGCAGTTCGATCAGTTGTTTGATCGAGAGGCTTAATGCAATATAATCTACGTGTAACCGAAAAGATGTTTTGCTTCATATGCCGTGTCGCTTCATGAGTTTTCACTTGTGTCCCTCTATCGGGATGGAGGGAAAGGGATGACGAAGCTTGATACTGGCTCTTTTACTACTCCTCTTTCACGCTCTGTTCTTCCGTCTAACAGCGAACAAGCTTTGTTTTGAAACCTGTTTCTGAACTGAATTGCTTTCAGGTGCGGGAACAAGCTAAATGCGTCCTTCGAGTCCTCACAATGAAAGGACAATTGTTGGAAGGGAGATGGGAAAATGAAAAGAGTACTGTTTTTTGTTCTTATCTCAATTGTATTAGTGGCAACTGTATTTGCCACCGAGCCTGAATACTTGATTGTAGATTGCAACGGCAAGCCGGGAGGAACTATGTATGTAGCGTTGACAGGTGATCCCCACACTTTCAACTCGGCCATTTCAGTTTCTACAGCCAATATAAACGGCTGGCTATATTCATCCTTGCTCTTTCCGGATAAATTCTCAATGCCCACAAGACCGTATCTGGCAAAGGAGTGGTGGTTTTCCGAAGACGGATTGACTCTTTACATGAAGATAAGGCAGGGACTGAAGTGGTCGGATGGAGAGCCCTTCACTCTGGAAGATATTCGCTGGACCTTTGAAGAGCTGCTGCCCGAGGTTACAGGTACGGGCATCGGAGGAATCTTCGACGCAAACGGACTTCCTCCAGATGTACAGACAGTTGATAACGAGACTATCTCATTCGCCTGGACGACACCAAACGCTATGGCTCTAAGAGCGATAGGTTTTGTGGATATCTTCCCGAAACATGTACTTGATGAAAGGCTAAAGGCCGGTATCTTCGCCCAGGCATGGGGGTTAGACGAGTGGGACAAACTGGTGACGATGGGGCAGTACAT is a window from the Mesotoga infera genome containing:
- a CDS encoding N-acetylmuramoyl-L-alanine amidase; protein product: MHSKNRIVLLIVVMLFTALGFSLTICIDPGHQKEADLTHEPIAPGSETTKAKVSTGTRGVSTGIPEYVFNLELSFILRDRLLEEGYDVVMTRESHDVNVSNVERAKIANEADADLCIRVHADYSSDSTLKGFMLIIPSSSSKYTAPIYEESRKAAEKIHASLLQISGIKSLGIRVRDDMTGFNWSEVPVLIFEAGFMSNPEEDVLLSTGDYREKLVEALVTGIADYFLTK
- a CDS encoding GTPase Era, whose amino-acid sequence is MKSGTVALVGKPNVGKSTLINTIIGEKIAIVSDKPQTTRNRIGGILTTVEGQIVFYDTPGIHKPLHRLGQYILKVATSSLAGSDLLLVMVDPTDGLRESDRLVANHVNQSRIPVFLAINKIDEYRNERLTQDFKAKAEELFENVQKTFLISAKSGDGVKEMIEDVFNFLPEGKMLFPEDLITDRSSRFMASEVVREKVLQNTRQEIPHSVGVVVQEFNDEGNILKIRADVIVERSSQKPIILGKGGSMIKTIGTEARTDLEYIFDQKVFLDLFVKVREKWRDKDSFIQEFTNLRDELQ
- a CDS encoding MFS transporter gives rise to the protein MKKGKAAFVLFLLLFMMVFLNADQMVMSPNIGEIEAEFGITKADIGLIQGSFTIVGALISLFWGFLADKYSRIHLLLLSVLVGEIPCFLSAFVETFPQLFIARALTGIGVGALFPVVFSYAGDAFKESQRAKVNSFLSTAISLGAIVGMVIAGFTGTSLGWRTPFIIVSLPNIVLAFLFFLFAEEPKRGAAEVAVGELVDQGINYIGKVRLSDYKDLFKVKTNLILFIQGILGTIPWGAIPYYLVNYFETSKNLSKESATLIFIFFGVGNVLGIFFGGLVGGLLYKKKPSYMPLFSGITTIIGTFVALLALNFPPVEGAGSFIMLGALGMVAAASASMTGPNMKTMLMNVNPPENRGRIFSVFNLTDSLGTGFGQFFAGTLATAVGSLGVAMNVSALFWLPCGLVLLTAALAFPRDIDSLHKKMKETALTMGREK